In a single window of the Dreissena polymorpha isolate Duluth1 chromosome 3, UMN_Dpol_1.0, whole genome shotgun sequence genome:
- the LOC127873929 gene encoding uncharacterized protein LOC127873929 — MVVKTLYTSVLISVTTFIMDRIYMLFVVLSCFLSGVIGGTICDDTFTYCSDGCCSDYTYGYKREICCDLVFESYNSIAVIVGATIGGVILLLVIVSVIVCVVCCVKKNRAQNGHVMAGHPAVYAGAYPMQTMNMQPGVNQWQQQPSTNIQQGFNQWKQIPSSNMQQGGNQWQLPQPPPYEPTAPPAIQH, encoded by the exons ATGGTTGTTAAGACATTATACACTTCCGTCCTAATTTCAGTTACTACATTTATCATGGACCgtatatatatgttatttgttGTACTGTCTTGCTTCCTGTCAG GCGTGATTGGCGGGACAATTTGTGACGATACCTTCACCTATTGCAGCGACGGGTGTTGCAGCGACTACACTTATGGCTATAAGCGAGAAATTTGCTGCGACTTGGTTTTTGAGAG CTACAACAGCATTGCTGTGATTGTTGGAGCAACAATTGGTGGTGTCATATTGCTTCTGGTAATTGTATCTGTAATCGTCTGCGTTGTCTGCTGCGTGAAAAAGAATCGGGCTCAGAATGGTCACGTGATGGCTGGGCATCCCGCGGTTTATGCCG GGGCGTATCCTATGCAAACTATGAACATGCAACCAGGAGTAAACCAGTGGCAACAGCAGCCATCCACCAACATACAACAGGGGTTTAACCAGTGGAAACAAATACCTTCGTCTAACATGCAACAAGGAGGCAACCAGTGGCAGCTGCCACAACCACCACCCTATGAACCAACGGCGCCACCTGCTATTCAACACTAG
- the LOC127873467 gene encoding uncharacterized protein LOC127873467, whose protein sequence is MAEILICVLYLAIRYGSVLAVPNITCTTNQLKVTCNDNCCWEDVHRYIYCCIKDTVTTTEAVAYSGVAVVSFVFLVLLLSTIVYFTCWTRLKSKPLDDGNYPMKTFIPTHGFGLEPQPRPQTRYTTSYDEVNLYSQPGTGATGYTSRASMAD, encoded by the exons ATGGCTGAAATATTGATTTGTGTGTTATATTTGGCTATCCGCTATG GCTCTGTACTCGCGGTACCGAACATTACATGTACAACTAATCAACTGAAGGTGACATGCAACGACAACTGCTGCTGGGAGGACGTACACAGATACATATACTGCTGTATTAAAGACACGGT CACGACGACCGAGGCGGTGGCTTACTCGGGGGTTGCAGTAGTCAGCTTCGTCTTCCTCGTCCTGCTTCTGAGCACCATAGTCTACTTCACCTGCTGGACACGACTGAAATCTAAACCTCTCGATGATG GTAATTACCCAATGAAGACGTTTATCCCGACACATGGGTTCGGTCTTGAACCGCAGCCACGACCGCAAACTCGATACACCACATCCTACGACGAAGTCAACCTGTATTCACAACCGGGGACTGGTGCGACTGGATATACTTCACGGGCGAGTATGGCGGATTAG